The genomic stretch agAAGTCTATAAGactataataaaagttaaacgtTGAACAATGTTATAGaatagtaacaaaatatttctcacgtaaaaaaataatataatttctttgattttattCCTAACATACTTACTAATTTTGAGTTGTCTTATTAAGTTTTTAGaaacatttacttaattttgaaGTCTGCGTTGTTTGTTACCAAatacatttaagtttttttttttaaataaatgcgtattttctttcataatttgtgtctttttattgaaaaagatCATTAgtgtaattacaataatttatatgccAAAGGGACGTATATGTCGTTAGCTTGCTTCCGATGATAGTTATCAAAATAATGCATTAGGACCCAGGTAAAGGCTTAAAAGACGCTTTCAAAcatgtaatttacataaaaaatggaCGAACGTGTGAAAAGATATTTCAAAAAGAAaactgaaaaattttaaaacagccCTCCTGTAACATTCTAACATTTTGATTTGTGGCCCTTTCGTTTTGAAGCAGCGATATGTACGTACATAAAGTTGTATTGTGCGTCTACTAATTCCAACAATACGATGCTGAACTGAGATTTATAATTGTAGTATTCTGCTCCAGAATTGAATGGACACTGAATAAGAATATGTTTGCCATCGATAGCCCCAATTACATGTGGAAAGTGCCATAGTTTCTCAAACTCTTTGCTGCATTCAAGCCATTCGTCATCTTGTCGTCGATTTGTCGGCATCTACAACAAacgatatttgtattattattgatcaTATTAATGAACACGCGTTTTTGCAGGTGGAGGATAAGAACGAAACTAATGCCAACCCCATCCATCACATGAGCCTCCCAATAAAAAGCTAAAATCAGATCCTAAGCTCCAAACGCTAAAAGAGGCTTTCgggatattgaaaaatacggcaAATAAACCACAGCAGGATACGGAACTAAAGTCTTTCTTCGATTTCATAcaagaaaaaatgaaaaactacTCAAGAGACACAAAAAACACAATTCAACACGAAATTTTTCAGATAATTATGCGTGCTGATCAAGGTTATTACAATTCTATGAAAAATTATGGTTACTATTCTACTACACAAAACCAAGAATCTTCACGCAATTCAAATTCTCCAATCgctataaataaagaaactccTTATGTGGACTTAAACACAGCAGGCCCTTCTACATCTTCTCAAGACCCGCCATACTCTCCACACAGCAACCACAGCAACAGTAGCCAGTATTCGTCAGACATGAATTTCAATgactatgtttaattaatttattaattccattAAATAATTACCTTGATTTGTTCTTTCAATCCTCCTATTAACGCCTGACACACTTCTGGTATAATTGAGCTTATGGCTTGTTTAGAAATACGAAACAAGTATTGCAAACTTGTAAAAGAATCACCAGTAGCTAAGTATCTCAGCGTCACAGCTAACCTGTCTTGAAACGATACAGCTTCTCGTAATGGAGTGTTTCTTCGTCCTATTTTGGGACCGATTAAATTCATGAGTCATCAATGAAATTTTTGTAATGACCACTAATttcttgattttttaatatgaacgGTAGATCACTTCTTTCTCGATACATTTTATGAATCTACCATCTTCGTGGCCGTTTATTATCATCGAGTAAGGCATCTATAAGTAAGTATGCTGCACAGGCGAGAGATACTTCGTCCGTCATCGTGAAGTTACAAACCAAAACTGAGGGCAGAGCACCTCCCCGTTCGTTTCGTTACTCCCCGTACACACTAGAACCTCGTTACTGTATCTGTTTGGTTACAGTTACAGCTCGCAAAATGAGTACGCTCGTTGAAGGCGTTCCGGCGACGACGTGAGCCGACGGCCGTATACGTTGTAAAACGCGTACACACTAGAACCTCGTTACTGTATCACATAAGTTACGGTTACAGCTCGCTAATTGGTGTTCCACGAGCTACCCTTTCTGATCAAGTGAAAAAAGGCAAGAAAACGAACTCGTCGAATTCATTTTAAAGTCGTGTAAAGCCTTCTTTGGAGTTACAATACCTACTTTAAGAAAAATTGCTTTCGATTTTGCCACTGCCAAaaacttaaaacataattttaataaagaatcagGAATGGCTGGAATGGATTGGTACTACAATTTCATGGCTAGACacccaaatatataatatataaacaggcTAGGTCATATTATGGAGAACACATACGACAAAATGGAAGATATGAAATAGTAGTTTGTAGAGATAAGGACAGCAGCCTACTAAGAGTACTGTCAATATCCTCTAATTCTTGCTGGCTATTACGAGGTCGAATAAAATCTAGACACATCagtacaaaaacatattttacctACATTTTAGTTGACAGTTCTCTTAGTGGAAGAGAGGccataaaagaatattattgtaattgctTGGTAGGAAGAATAACTGTGGGCTGCTGTTGTCACATAATGTCCATAATATGGTACCTAGGCCGGGCAAGGCCTCAAGAGCATTTATTACCACCTGTAGAGTTTTTAGACGATATTTTAATCGTTTATAATGAAGTATATGATATTGGAAACACAGGAATCTCAAGCTCAATTGCAGACCGTGCCAAATAGATCTCTATTGCCATCTACTTCAAGTCTCGAAACACCTACAACTTCATCTTCAGATTCCCAGCAGATAACTTCAGAGGTAACAGGCGACAATTTATGGGAGCATCTAGATAAAAGGATGTTGGAATTTTCAAGCAAGGAAAACCCCACAACATCAGCAATTATTAAGGTGAAGCAGTACGTAGAGCTACCGTATTTGGATAGAAAAGCCAATCCACTCGAATTTTGGGAACTTCGCAAAATCACCAACAGCGGCCTATATAAAATAGCTTTAAAGTATAGATAGCGCACGAGTTGAATGCAGTCGGGGCGTGAGGTAAAGAGCGGGAGCACCTCCCCCGGTGTCCGCACGCCCCTCCTCGCTCGCCCGCAGTATAGTGTTGATCTGACATACTTGACAACTATCGTATGCTTGCCGTGTTACCGCATTATTATTGTTGAAGtagtgtcatttttttatttcaataatgacCGAACCGAGTTCATCaagttctattaaaaaaaacgagtGTTTATTCATCGCCAAGAACGAGAAATGGCGAAAAATGTTTTAGACATGTGTATTGAAGATAGgcaaaacaataatttgtcaattaatttaaataatgcttTCGACCGAGCAAGCCGTTATACTGGACTTTCGAAAAGAACATTGGCTGCAATTCAAAATGAAGCCAAACGAGGGCCTCTTTGTTCTCCTTCTAAAAAGAAAAGGCCGTGTAATAAAAAGAACAATTTAAATGTCGACGATTTCGATCATAGTGTTATACATAGAACCATAGAAGAATactacttaacaaaaaaaattgttccgACCTGCATTAAACTCCTTGCAGCGATTCGTGAGAAAATCGAGTTTCCATTTCTTAAGCTGCTTACTCCCCGTAAGCAGCTTAAGAAATTTGTTGAAAGACATGGGATATAAATGGCTGAAATGTCATAATAAACGTAAAATACTGGTGGAAAGGCCAGCTGTTGCATATGCACGGTCAATTTATTTGCGGAAAATTCGGCAATACAGGCAAGacaatcaacattttttttttttctggacGAAACATGGATAGACAATAACGtcacttttaaaaaatgtttgagAAACGAAATGATCGACGCAGTTTTGACGGATACAAGCTCTACAAACCGGCTCATACTTGTTCACGCAGGATCAAGAGAGGGTTTCTTAAATGGGgcgaaattactttttaaagctCGTACTACCTCAGGTGATTATCATGGGCAGATGAACAGCGTTAATTTTGAAAAGAGGGCCGCTGATAAGTTAATTCccaatctaccacaaaacagCGTTTTTGTGATGGACAACGCACCGTACCACAGCGTGCAAGAAAATAAAGTTCCTACAAAGTCCAGCACCAAAACAATCATGTTAGATTGGCTAACAAAAAATAACGTGGAGGCTTCACATACGATGAGAAAAGATGAGTTATTTCATTTGGTTCAATTACACAAACCTACAGAAAAATCGTTTAAAATCGATGAATACATTAGAAGTCATGGTCACGTCGTAGTAAGACTACCACCGTACATCTGTGATCTCAATCCGATTGAGTTGGCTTGGGCAAAAGTGAAAAGAATAGTAAGGCATCACAATGTTACTTCCGATTTATCCCTAAAAAGGTTATAAGAAGTTACGAAGCTAGCGCTTACCCAAGTCACAGAGGAAGATTGGCGTGGATTCGATGATCAcgtcataattttagaagaaaatTATTGGCAAAGAGATGGATTGATTGAAGATACCATTGATCGATTTATAATTGAAGTCAGCGACGGTGAGGATAGTGACACCGATTCAACCATGTTGTGAATCTGATGataggaataataaatacatttttgtgttttttttttatttcgatggGTCTAATAAAAGGCATCCCAGTGGACTGGTCGGTGGATGTTATGGAGTCAATTGAGCTTCCTCATGGATGAggggaagtaataaaattgagacGTCTAAGGGTTCTTA from Vanessa cardui chromosome 28, ilVanCard2.1, whole genome shotgun sequence encodes the following:
- the LOC124541366 gene encoding uncharacterized protein LOC124541366; this translates as MPYSMIINGHEDGRRNTPLREAVSFQDRLAVTLRYLATGDSFTSLQYLFRISKQAISSIIPEVCQALIGGLKEQIKMPTNRRQDDEWLECSKEFEKLWHFPHVIGAIDGKHILIQCPFNSGAEYYNYKSQFSIVLLELVDAQYNFMYVHIAASKRKGHKSKC